The stretch of DNA CGACGAGCGTCTCGAGGCGTAAATCGACGCCGTCCTCGCGGGCACCACGCAACTCTCGTTCGATCTCGGCGTCGAGTTCGTCGATGGCGGTGTGGTCCGAATCGGAGATCGCATACTCGAGGGTGGTCAGGTCCGGGGTTTCATCTCGAGGGGCAGCGTCCAGTCGGTCCGAGTCGGCGGCTGTCCCTGGAGTTGTCTCGGGTCGACCGTCTCGGTAGTGCTCGAGTATGGTGTGGACGCGGTGTATTTCGGCGAGCAGGTGTGCAACGGTGTTCGGATAGCTCATGGATGTGATTCTGAACTCGTCACTCGGGTGATGATGCCCACGACCGGGCCGCAATCGACGCTGTCTGTCGGATTTGCTGACTCACTGGCGCGACGTTCTGGCTCGGGATACATCTATCTTTTCCAATCACTCATCAGTAAGTATATGTTGCTGTCGGAAGCATACCAGCGTAGAGACTAATGGGATACACCGGTGTCCGATCGAATTCGAATTCGGACTCGGGAGACAAGGGAACATCCTCGTCCCCGAGTCAGAAGGTGCAGTCGTCCCGCTCACAGTCGAACACAGCGTCGCAAACCCCATCTGAACGCCCACCCCGAGAGAGAATCGAACGCCGCTACGATCTCGAGTTGTACATGCCGGGTCAGGCGACGAAACTCCAACGCCTCGAGAAGGCTTGTAGCCCCCAGCGCGTGCAGCAGTGGGCCGACGAGGGAATGCCTATCGGGATCATGGGCAAGCCGGTCGATATGGACGCGTTCCGCGAGCGTCAAGCCGACCAGCCGGCCGAAGTACCTCAGGATATTGAACGCCAAAACGCGGCGTCGGTCCAGCGCAGTCGTGAAGCCCAACACGATACCGCCCCTGCTGGTGATGCGGGCGCACCCGACTCAGTCAGAGAGCTCATTTCGTCGCCCGGACGAGCACTCGACGGCGACATTCAGCAGGCGATGGAAGACCGGATGAGCGACTCCTTCGGCGATGTTCGCATCCACACCGGCCCGAAAGCCGCCCAAGCATGCGAGCAAATCGACGCTCGAGCGTTCACAGTCGGGAACCACATCGCGTTCAACGCTGGGGAGTACGATCCCACATCGCCGGATGGGCAGTTCCTGCTCGCACACGAACTCACTCACGTGCGGCAACAGACCGGTGCCGCCATCAGCATGATGCCACAACAGGATGCTGCCCTTTTCGAGATTGATCCTGATCCACAACTCGAGCGTGAGGCTGACGAGGCGGCTGCAGCCGCGTTGCAGGGCGACGAGCCGCTGGTTGTGAATCGGATGGGATCGGAGATGCACATTCAGCGCATGCCCGAGGCCGAGTCGCTCGAGCAGGCCCACATGGAGGCTGAAGAGCGATTCAGTGATAGTGTCTCTGCAGATCCGGAAGTGCTGGCCAAAGAGGTCGAACAGATCAAGGCGAATCAGGGTGAGTTGTTCGACGCTATCAAGGGTGATACCGCTTGGCGAGGCCGGCTTGGGAAGGCCGCTGGAAAAGGTGCCATTGGGACAGCCGGCGGGTTAGTCGGCGCTGCCGTGGGAACGATGATTGCCCCGGGTGTTGGGACTGCTGGCGGTGCTGTTGCCGGCCAGCAGGTCCTCACCGAACTCGTGTCGGGAATCGCCAGTGACGTCTCGAAAGCCGCCTACGATCCAGCCTTCGAGGCCGGGTCGAAAGCGATCGCTGAGAAATCGGCCGACTTCAGCGCCTACATTGAGGACCTCATCGACGAAAAGTTCCGCAAACGCTTCGATGGGGCGG from Natronolimnobius sp. AArcel1 encodes:
- a CDS encoding DUF4157 domain-containing protein yields the protein MPGQATKLQRLEKACSPQRVQQWADEGMPIGIMGKPVDMDAFRERQADQPAEVPQDIERQNAASVQRSREAQHDTAPAGDAGAPDSVRELISSPGRALDGDIQQAMEDRMSDSFGDVRIHTGPKAAQACEQIDARAFTVGNHIAFNAGEYDPTSPDGQFLLAHELTHVRQQTGAAISMMPQQDAALFEIDPDPQLEREADEAAAAALQGDEPLVVNRMGSEMHIQRMPEAESLEQAHMEAEERFSDSVSADPEVLAKEVEQIKANQGELFDAIKGDTAWRGRLGKAAGKGAIGTAGGLVGAAVGTMIAPGVGTAGGAVAGQQVLTELVSGIASDVSKAAYDPAFEAGSKAIAEKSADFSAYIEDLIDEKFRKRFDGADYNSHDPLSDKK